A region of Drosophila suzukii chromosome 2L, CBGP_Dsuzu_IsoJpt1.0, whole genome shotgun sequence DNA encodes the following proteins:
- the E23 gene encoding uncharacterized protein E23 isoform X3 translates to MSCTTSAKYFPIPCEVLAIMGPSGSGKTTLLDCLSGQRDIDGGSVFLNREPLSKKWRRRIGYVLQEEIFFPQLTLRETVVYTALLRLPESMPRAEKMRQVDHILEALELGCCQQTKFGDYLNRGLSGGEKKRANIACELLTNPLLMLLDEPTSGLDSHSAISLMKVLKRYAQLEQKTIVISVHQPSSQMFHMFDKLLLLHQGRTAYFGDVQNIYRHFEDIGVTIKPHYNPADFVLEQLKSHPDIREKLFIAAKESHGNYLNRNCITSSHNNQVSDSEAKGKKQPDSILIDDIINNYYNHRSKRHHHQYENLHHTSNGCQVEEDEEAAQHLVWCAADSQSNFSSCASSDCHSYSAGSGPGHSGDDEWLSYPTSFHTQFCVLSSRNFKEAKPRMLSKLNWFQTIGLALMAGAIWFQLPRTEEFLHDLQGWMFFSQTYWMLFALFGALNSFPSEREVVSKERRSGAYRLSAYYLAKMCAELPLVITLPTVYLMISYPMLGCTSLKLFFLMLIFLLINTIVAQSVGFFIGACCMDMNVSITLSALYTLATQLFGGYLSSRIPEGLSWIRYTSMIHYAYQNMQILEFREGAAIGCGSPSSYEICKQQSTEFIPYEEILKAQNSTSPLWLNTLILMMFFLVFRCLGYAVLRFLRCPKKT, encoded by the exons ATGTCTTGCACAACGAGCGCCAAATACTTTCCGAT TCCCTGCGAGGTCCTGGCCATCATGGGTCCTTCGGGCAGTGGGAAGACCACTCTGCTGGACTGCCTCAGTGGCCAGAGGGATATAGATGGTGGCAGTGTCTTTCTCAACCGTGAGCCCCTGTCCAAAAAGTGGCGTCGGAGGATCGGCTATGTCCTGCAGGAGGAGATCTTCTTCCCCCAACTGACACTCCGCGAAACGGTGGTCTATACGGCACTACTGCGTCTGCCGGAATCGATGCCGCGGGCGGAGAAGATGCGCCAGGTGGACCACATTCTAGAGGCCTTGGAACTGGGATGCTGCCAGCAGACCAAGTTTGGGGACTACCTCAACCGGGGACTTTCTGGTGGAGAGAAGAAAAGGGCGAATATCGCCTGCGAACTGCTCACCAACCCGCTGCTCATGCTTCTCGAT GAACCCACCTCCGGACTGGACAGTCACTCGGCCATCTCACTGATGAAGGTCCTGAAGAGATATGCCCAGCTGGAGCAGAAGACCATTGTGATTAGTGTTCACCAGCCCTCATCGCAAATGTTCCACATGTTCGACAAGCTGCTCCTGCTCCACCAGGGACGCACCGCCTACTTTGGGGACGTGCAGAATATCTATCGCCATTTCGAGGACATCGGGGTCACCATCAAGCCGCACTACAATCCCGCCGATTTTGTGT TGGAACAACTGAAATCGCATCCGGATATCCGCGAGAAGCTCTTCATAGCCGCTAAGGAGTCCCACGGAAACTACCTGAACCGCAACTGCATTACGAGTAGCCACAATAACCAGGTCAGCGATTCGGAGGCGAAGGGCAAGAAGCAGCCGGACAGCATCCTCATAGACGATATTATAAACAACTACTATAACCACCGATCCAAACGGCACCACCATCAGTACGAAAACCTGCACCACACGAGCAATGGTTGCCAGGTGGAGGAGGATGAGGAGGCGGCCCAGCACTTGGTGTGGTGTGCAGCGGATTCGCAGTCCAACTTCAGTTCCTGCGCCTCCAGCGATTGCCATTCATATAGTGCTGGCAGTGGTCCAGGACATTCGGGAGATGATGAGTGGTTGTCGTATCCCACCAGCTTCCACACCCAGTTCTGCGTCCTTTCGAGCCGCAATTTTAAGGAGGCCAAGCCGCGAATGCTGTCCAAACTCAACTGGTTCCAGACCATTGGACTGGCTCTGATGGCGGGTGCCATTTGGTTCCAGCTGCCTAGAACAGAGGAGTTCCTTCATGACCTTCAGGGATGGATGTTCTTCTCGCAGACCTACTGGATGCTCTTCGCCCTCTTTGGGGCCCTCAATTCAT TCCCCTCGGAGCGAGAGGTAGTGAGCAAGGAACGCCGCTCCGGGGCCTATAGACTATCCGCCTATTATCTGGCCAAAATGTGTGCCGAGCTGCCCTTGGTGATCACTTTACCCACGGTCTACCTCATGATCAGCTATCCCATGCTGGGCTGCACTAG CTTAAAGCTCTTCTTCCTGATGCTCATCTTTCTGCTGATCAACACGATTGTGGCCCAGAGCGTGGGCTTCTTCATCGGAGCCTGCTGCATGGACATGAATGTGAGCATCACCCTGAGCGCCCTGTACACGCTGGCCACCCAGCTGTTCGGAGGATATCTCTCCTCCCGCATTCCGGAGGGCCTCAGCTGGATACGGTACACCTCCATGATCCACTACGCCTACCAGaacatgcagattcttgagtTCCGAGAGGGTGCGGCTATAGG CTGTGGATCGCCCAGCAGCTACGAGATCTGCAAACAGCAGTCAACCGAATTCATTCCATACGAGGAAATACTCAAAGCCCAAAACTCGACATCACCGCTCTGGCTGAATACGCTGATCCTGATGATGTTCTTCCTGGTATTCAGGTGCCTGGGATACGCGGTGTTGCGCTTCCTGCGATGCCCAAAAAAGACGTGA
- the E23 gene encoding uncharacterized protein E23 isoform X1 has translation MIISKDLFIFGEQIFATIIPEGGAAALATQQQHQQQQQQQQQQQQHQQQQQQQQQPAIINSTATTTTATSLVINSTAGAAEQVVEESLKVATATPATAATPAAAAATLPAKQETVEVAPRKLAKIQKIPKEPEELKAKKKAKCEVAAAAAAAATHYEKMPMNLMIVESVETVDMGSSDNDNEATEQVPLVSASHRNLAKIVADCRLQIEVEPPPAAAASAAATVVAAPPATSDATAATSVAASDSSASSSSSSSSSSSSSTSSEFTHTSQTTIPSTDNLTSSNGLANMGKSILVDAKSNSPASLSYHYDKSPVIPQKQHHNINICNSHHPHHHPQNHTQHSLQLTFQNLNVLHNERQILSDVSGFVSPCEVLAIMGPSGSGKTTLLDCLSGQRDIDGGSVFLNREPLSKKWRRRIGYVLQEEIFFPQLTLRETVVYTALLRLPESMPRAEKMRQVDHILEALELGCCQQTKFGDYLNRGLSGGEKKRANIACELLTNPLLMLLDEPTSGLDSHSAISLMKVLKRYAQLEQKTIVISVHQPSSQMFHMFDKLLLLHQGRTAYFGDVQNIYRHFEDIGVTIKPHYNPADFVLEQLKSHPDIREKLFIAAKESHGNYLNRNCITSSHNNQVSDSEAKGKKQPDSILIDDIINNYYNHRSKRHHHQYENLHHTSNGCQVEEDEEAAQHLVWCAADSQSNFSSCASSDCHSYSAGSGPGHSGDDEWLSYPTSFHTQFCVLSSRNFKEAKPRMLSKLNWFQTIGLALMAGAIWFQLPRTEEFLHDLQGWMFFSQTYWMLFALFGALNSFPSEREVVSKERRSGAYRLSAYYLAKMCAELPLVITLPTVYLMISYPMLGCTSLKLFFLMLIFLLINTIVAQSVGFFIGACCMDMNVSITLSALYTLATQLFGGYLSSRIPEGLSWIRYTSMIHYAYQNMQILEFREGAAIGCGSPSSYEICKQQSTEFIPYEEILKAQNSTSPLWLNTLILMMFFLVFRCLGYAVLRFLRCPKKT, from the exons ATGATTATTTCCAAGGATCTTTTCATATTTGGCGAACAAATTTTTGCAACAATCATACCAGAAGGTGGAGCCGCAGCTTTAGCaacacagcagcaacatcagcagcagcagcagcagcagcaacaacagcagcaacatcagcagcagcagcagcagcaacaacagccgGCAATTATAAATTCAACAGCAACAACGACGACGGCAACTTCGTTGGTAATAAACTCGACAGCAGGAGCAGCTGAACAAGTTGTAGAGGAGTCATTAAAAgtagcaacagcaacaccagcaacagcagcaacaccagcagcagcagcagcaacactaCCAGCTAAACAGGAAACAGTTGAAGTTGCTCCTCGCAAGTTggcaaaaattcaaaaaattcCAAAGGAACCCGAGGAactgaaagccaagaaaaaggCAAAGTGTGaagtagcagcagcagcagcagcagcggcaactCATTACGAAAAAATGCCAATGAATTTGATGATCGTGGAAAGTGTTGAGACAGTCGATATGGGATCATCGGACAATGACAACGAGGCAACGGAGCAGGTACCGTTGGTGAGTGCCAGCCATCGCAATCTGGCCAAAATAGTGGCCGATTGTCGCCTCCAAATCGAAGTGGAGCccccaccagcagcagcagcatcagcagcagcaacagttgTCGCCGCCCCGCCAGCAACATCGGATGCTACGGCAGCAACATCGGTGGCTGCCAGCGACTCTTctgcatcatcatcatcatcttcgTCGTCGTCATCTTCCAGCTCCACATCCTCAGAATTTACGCACACATCACAGACCACGATACCAAGTACGGATAATCTAACGTCATCCAATGGCCTGGCCAATATGGGCAAAAGCATTTTAGTTGATGCCAAAAG TAACTCACCGGCTTCTTTATCTTACCACTATGACAAGTCTCCGGTCATCCCGCAAAAGCAGCATCACAACATAAACATCTGCAACAGCCACCACCCACATCACCACCCCCAGAATCACACACAGCATAGTCTGCAGTTGACCTTTCAGAACCTCAATGTCTTGCACAACGAGCGCCAAATACTTTCCGATGTGAGTGGATTTGTCAG TCCCTGCGAGGTCCTGGCCATCATGGGTCCTTCGGGCAGTGGGAAGACCACTCTGCTGGACTGCCTCAGTGGCCAGAGGGATATAGATGGTGGCAGTGTCTTTCTCAACCGTGAGCCCCTGTCCAAAAAGTGGCGTCGGAGGATCGGCTATGTCCTGCAGGAGGAGATCTTCTTCCCCCAACTGACACTCCGCGAAACGGTGGTCTATACGGCACTACTGCGTCTGCCGGAATCGATGCCGCGGGCGGAGAAGATGCGCCAGGTGGACCACATTCTAGAGGCCTTGGAACTGGGATGCTGCCAGCAGACCAAGTTTGGGGACTACCTCAACCGGGGACTTTCTGGTGGAGAGAAGAAAAGGGCGAATATCGCCTGCGAACTGCTCACCAACCCGCTGCTCATGCTTCTCGAT GAACCCACCTCCGGACTGGACAGTCACTCGGCCATCTCACTGATGAAGGTCCTGAAGAGATATGCCCAGCTGGAGCAGAAGACCATTGTGATTAGTGTTCACCAGCCCTCATCGCAAATGTTCCACATGTTCGACAAGCTGCTCCTGCTCCACCAGGGACGCACCGCCTACTTTGGGGACGTGCAGAATATCTATCGCCATTTCGAGGACATCGGGGTCACCATCAAGCCGCACTACAATCCCGCCGATTTTGTGT TGGAACAACTGAAATCGCATCCGGATATCCGCGAGAAGCTCTTCATAGCCGCTAAGGAGTCCCACGGAAACTACCTGAACCGCAACTGCATTACGAGTAGCCACAATAACCAGGTCAGCGATTCGGAGGCGAAGGGCAAGAAGCAGCCGGACAGCATCCTCATAGACGATATTATAAACAACTACTATAACCACCGATCCAAACGGCACCACCATCAGTACGAAAACCTGCACCACACGAGCAATGGTTGCCAGGTGGAGGAGGATGAGGAGGCGGCCCAGCACTTGGTGTGGTGTGCAGCGGATTCGCAGTCCAACTTCAGTTCCTGCGCCTCCAGCGATTGCCATTCATATAGTGCTGGCAGTGGTCCAGGACATTCGGGAGATGATGAGTGGTTGTCGTATCCCACCAGCTTCCACACCCAGTTCTGCGTCCTTTCGAGCCGCAATTTTAAGGAGGCCAAGCCGCGAATGCTGTCCAAACTCAACTGGTTCCAGACCATTGGACTGGCTCTGATGGCGGGTGCCATTTGGTTCCAGCTGCCTAGAACAGAGGAGTTCCTTCATGACCTTCAGGGATGGATGTTCTTCTCGCAGACCTACTGGATGCTCTTCGCCCTCTTTGGGGCCCTCAATTCAT TCCCCTCGGAGCGAGAGGTAGTGAGCAAGGAACGCCGCTCCGGGGCCTATAGACTATCCGCCTATTATCTGGCCAAAATGTGTGCCGAGCTGCCCTTGGTGATCACTTTACCCACGGTCTACCTCATGATCAGCTATCCCATGCTGGGCTGCACTAG CTTAAAGCTCTTCTTCCTGATGCTCATCTTTCTGCTGATCAACACGATTGTGGCCCAGAGCGTGGGCTTCTTCATCGGAGCCTGCTGCATGGACATGAATGTGAGCATCACCCTGAGCGCCCTGTACACGCTGGCCACCCAGCTGTTCGGAGGATATCTCTCCTCCCGCATTCCGGAGGGCCTCAGCTGGATACGGTACACCTCCATGATCCACTACGCCTACCAGaacatgcagattcttgagtTCCGAGAGGGTGCGGCTATAGG CTGTGGATCGCCCAGCAGCTACGAGATCTGCAAACAGCAGTCAACCGAATTCATTCCATACGAGGAAATACTCAAAGCCCAAAACTCGACATCACCGCTCTGGCTGAATACGCTGATCCTGATGATGTTCTTCCTGGTATTCAGGTGCCTGGGATACGCGGTGTTGCGCTTCCTGCGATGCCCAAAAAAGACGTGA
- the LOC108020816 gene encoding facilitated trehalose transporter Tret1, which produces MKLIQSGESIMTVKLHLASVFDNPNCLLGRRNRNQFLVTLLVNIATFSHGLGVGWMSPVMRDLQTEDSPLDFPVLVDQVSWIGSVVGIGSVMGNLLAGFLQDRIGRKLVMLFIALPYTVFWFLVYFVQSVEFLYIGRLMAGITGGTCYVVLPTFISEIADSNVRGRLGSMILLSVNTGVLAGYIVSTSVDYFTSPPFIIALPVCYFICIFLFPETPHHLIRKGKVEAAKKSFMFYKNITKDDIKAESEFEELKYLLTKEQNEKTKSFNYKDFITKPAFKAYASAGVLLMSNQFSASFCVTTYLSDVFAASHTTLNLSMCTIIIGALQIVGNYVTTLLCDKYGRRILMLTSTSGASACLLAFGTFTFFAATTDLTMVGWLPLVILSLFVLFCNIGMVGCLFVVLVELFPAKIRSVGVSTFVVILSSTVFLTLKIFPICMAVWGISITMWCCSGITFAGFIYFFFFLEETNGKSLLEA; this is translated from the exons ATGAAACTGATTCAGTCTGGAGAAAGCATCATGACGGTGAAGTTGCACCTAGCCTCGGTCTTCGACAACCCCAACTGCCTGCTGGGCCGGAGGAATCGGAATCAGTTCCTGGTAACCCTGCTGG TGAACATAGCCACATTCTCGCATGGACTGGGCGTGGGTTGGATGTCACCGGTGATGAGGGATCTCCAGACCGAAGATTCGCCCCTGGATTTCCCAGTTCTTGTGGACCAGGTTTCCTGGATAGGATCCGTCGTCGGTATTGGCAGTGTAATGGGCAATCTGCTGGCGGGATTTCTGCAAGATCGCATTGGTCGCAAGCTGGTCATGCTCTTTATTGCGCTTCCGTACACG GTCTTCTGGTTCCTGGTATACTTCGTTCAGAGCGTGGAGTTTCTTTACATCGGTCGTCTGATGGCTGGCATTACTGGTGGCACCTGTTACGTTGTCCTTCCGACCTTCATCAGCGAGATAGCCGATTCTAA CGTACGCGGTCGGCTCGGGTCCATGATCTTATTATCGGTGAACACGGGTGTTCTGGCGGGCTATATTGTGTCCACAAGTGTGGATTACTTTACATCTCCCCCATTTATAATCGCTCTTCCAGTTTGTTATTTCATCTGTATTTTCCTATTTCCTGAGACCCCACACCATCTTATTCGCAAGGGCAAAGTTGAGGCGGCCAAAAAATCGTTTATGTTCTACAAGAACATCACAAAGGATGATATCAAGGCTGAGAGTGAGTTCGAGGAACTAAAGTATCTGCTAACCAAAGAACAGAATGAGAAGACAAAGTCATTTAACTACAAGGATTTCA TTACAAAACCAGCTTTTAAGGCCTATGCATCTGCGGGTGTCCTGCTGATGTCCAATCAATTCAGCGCCAGTTTCTGTGTGACCACCTATCTATCCGACGTCTTTGCGGCATCCCACACCACTCTGAACCTGAGCATGTGCACCATTATTATTGGAGCTCTTCAGATCGTGGGGAACTATGTGACAACCCTGCTGTGTGATAAATACGGAAGGAGGATCCTCATGCTGACCTCCACTTCTGGGGCTTCTGCTTGCCTGCTGGCCTTTGGAACCTTCACCTTCTTTGCCGCTACGACTGATCTCACCATGGTGGGATGGTTACCCCTCGTGATCCTATCGCTTTTCGTATTATTCTGCAATATCGGCATGGTGGGATGTCTCTTTGTAGTGCTAGTGGAGCTCTTTCCGGCCAAG ATACGATCTGTGGGCGTCTCTACCTTTGTGGTCATCCTGAGCAGCACCGTCTTTCTTACCCTGAAAATCTTCCCCATTTGCATGGCGGTTTGGGGCATCTCGATTACCATGTGGTGCTGTAGTGGCATTACATTTGCCGGTTTCATCTACTTTTTCTTCTTTCTTGAGGAGACCAACGGCAAATCGCTACTGGAGGCTTAG
- the E23 gene encoding uncharacterized protein E23 isoform X2: MPMNLMIVESVETVDMGSSDNDNEATEQVPLVSASHRNLAKIVADCRLQIEVEPPPAAAASAAATVVAAPPATSDATAATSVAASDSSASSSSSSSSSSSSSTSSEFTHTSQTTIPSTDNLTSSNGLANMGKSILVDAKSNSPASLSYHYDKSPVIPQKQHHNINICNSHHPHHHPQNHTQHSLQLTFQNLNVLHNERQILSDVSGFVSPCEVLAIMGPSGSGKTTLLDCLSGQRDIDGGSVFLNREPLSKKWRRRIGYVLQEEIFFPQLTLRETVVYTALLRLPESMPRAEKMRQVDHILEALELGCCQQTKFGDYLNRGLSGGEKKRANIACELLTNPLLMLLDEPTSGLDSHSAISLMKVLKRYAQLEQKTIVISVHQPSSQMFHMFDKLLLLHQGRTAYFGDVQNIYRHFEDIGVTIKPHYNPADFVLEQLKSHPDIREKLFIAAKESHGNYLNRNCITSSHNNQVSDSEAKGKKQPDSILIDDIINNYYNHRSKRHHHQYENLHHTSNGCQVEEDEEAAQHLVWCAADSQSNFSSCASSDCHSYSAGSGPGHSGDDEWLSYPTSFHTQFCVLSSRNFKEAKPRMLSKLNWFQTIGLALMAGAIWFQLPRTEEFLHDLQGWMFFSQTYWMLFALFGALNSFPSEREVVSKERRSGAYRLSAYYLAKMCAELPLVITLPTVYLMISYPMLGCTSLKLFFLMLIFLLINTIVAQSVGFFIGACCMDMNVSITLSALYTLATQLFGGYLSSRIPEGLSWIRYTSMIHYAYQNMQILEFREGAAIGCGSPSSYEICKQQSTEFIPYEEILKAQNSTSPLWLNTLILMMFFLVFRCLGYAVLRFLRCPKKT; this comes from the exons ATGCCAATGAATTTGATGATCGTGGAAAGTGTTGAGACAGTCGATATGGGATCATCGGACAATGACAACGAGGCAACGGAGCAGGTACCGTTGGTGAGTGCCAGCCATCGCAATCTGGCCAAAATAGTGGCCGATTGTCGCCTCCAAATCGAAGTGGAGCccccaccagcagcagcagcatcagcagcagcaacagttgTCGCCGCCCCGCCAGCAACATCGGATGCTACGGCAGCAACATCGGTGGCTGCCAGCGACTCTTctgcatcatcatcatcatcttcgTCGTCGTCATCTTCCAGCTCCACATCCTCAGAATTTACGCACACATCACAGACCACGATACCAAGTACGGATAATCTAACGTCATCCAATGGCCTGGCCAATATGGGCAAAAGCATTTTAGTTGATGCCAAAAG TAACTCACCGGCTTCTTTATCTTACCACTATGACAAGTCTCCGGTCATCCCGCAAAAGCAGCATCACAACATAAACATCTGCAACAGCCACCACCCACATCACCACCCCCAGAATCACACACAGCATAGTCTGCAGTTGACCTTTCAGAACCTCAATGTCTTGCACAACGAGCGCCAAATACTTTCCGATGTGAGTGGATTTGTCAG TCCCTGCGAGGTCCTGGCCATCATGGGTCCTTCGGGCAGTGGGAAGACCACTCTGCTGGACTGCCTCAGTGGCCAGAGGGATATAGATGGTGGCAGTGTCTTTCTCAACCGTGAGCCCCTGTCCAAAAAGTGGCGTCGGAGGATCGGCTATGTCCTGCAGGAGGAGATCTTCTTCCCCCAACTGACACTCCGCGAAACGGTGGTCTATACGGCACTACTGCGTCTGCCGGAATCGATGCCGCGGGCGGAGAAGATGCGCCAGGTGGACCACATTCTAGAGGCCTTGGAACTGGGATGCTGCCAGCAGACCAAGTTTGGGGACTACCTCAACCGGGGACTTTCTGGTGGAGAGAAGAAAAGGGCGAATATCGCCTGCGAACTGCTCACCAACCCGCTGCTCATGCTTCTCGAT GAACCCACCTCCGGACTGGACAGTCACTCGGCCATCTCACTGATGAAGGTCCTGAAGAGATATGCCCAGCTGGAGCAGAAGACCATTGTGATTAGTGTTCACCAGCCCTCATCGCAAATGTTCCACATGTTCGACAAGCTGCTCCTGCTCCACCAGGGACGCACCGCCTACTTTGGGGACGTGCAGAATATCTATCGCCATTTCGAGGACATCGGGGTCACCATCAAGCCGCACTACAATCCCGCCGATTTTGTGT TGGAACAACTGAAATCGCATCCGGATATCCGCGAGAAGCTCTTCATAGCCGCTAAGGAGTCCCACGGAAACTACCTGAACCGCAACTGCATTACGAGTAGCCACAATAACCAGGTCAGCGATTCGGAGGCGAAGGGCAAGAAGCAGCCGGACAGCATCCTCATAGACGATATTATAAACAACTACTATAACCACCGATCCAAACGGCACCACCATCAGTACGAAAACCTGCACCACACGAGCAATGGTTGCCAGGTGGAGGAGGATGAGGAGGCGGCCCAGCACTTGGTGTGGTGTGCAGCGGATTCGCAGTCCAACTTCAGTTCCTGCGCCTCCAGCGATTGCCATTCATATAGTGCTGGCAGTGGTCCAGGACATTCGGGAGATGATGAGTGGTTGTCGTATCCCACCAGCTTCCACACCCAGTTCTGCGTCCTTTCGAGCCGCAATTTTAAGGAGGCCAAGCCGCGAATGCTGTCCAAACTCAACTGGTTCCAGACCATTGGACTGGCTCTGATGGCGGGTGCCATTTGGTTCCAGCTGCCTAGAACAGAGGAGTTCCTTCATGACCTTCAGGGATGGATGTTCTTCTCGCAGACCTACTGGATGCTCTTCGCCCTCTTTGGGGCCCTCAATTCAT TCCCCTCGGAGCGAGAGGTAGTGAGCAAGGAACGCCGCTCCGGGGCCTATAGACTATCCGCCTATTATCTGGCCAAAATGTGTGCCGAGCTGCCCTTGGTGATCACTTTACCCACGGTCTACCTCATGATCAGCTATCCCATGCTGGGCTGCACTAG CTTAAAGCTCTTCTTCCTGATGCTCATCTTTCTGCTGATCAACACGATTGTGGCCCAGAGCGTGGGCTTCTTCATCGGAGCCTGCTGCATGGACATGAATGTGAGCATCACCCTGAGCGCCCTGTACACGCTGGCCACCCAGCTGTTCGGAGGATATCTCTCCTCCCGCATTCCGGAGGGCCTCAGCTGGATACGGTACACCTCCATGATCCACTACGCCTACCAGaacatgcagattcttgagtTCCGAGAGGGTGCGGCTATAGG CTGTGGATCGCCCAGCAGCTACGAGATCTGCAAACAGCAGTCAACCGAATTCATTCCATACGAGGAAATACTCAAAGCCCAAAACTCGACATCACCGCTCTGGCTGAATACGCTGATCCTGATGATGTTCTTCCTGGTATTCAGGTGCCTGGGATACGCGGTGTTGCGCTTCCTGCGATGCCCAAAAAAGACGTGA
- the LOC108020832 gene encoding facilitated trehalose transporter Tret1, whose product MLMQLFKRPNCLLNRRNRYQLLTTLLINVISISHGIGIGWLSPTLRKLQSDNSVGFEVRSEFEISWVGSMLGMGSVTGNILIGSLLERLGSKRCLLFIAIPHSCLWILVYFAQSVEYLYVGRLLAGICGGGMYIVHPIFLSEIADANIRGTFSAMVMLSVNVGVLVGYIMGTHMSYYSIPWIVLILPLCYLISVLLFIKESPMHLIKIGKYSAAERSFRYYKNIKDSDNIHDQNKAMEEFEIMKIALTKGDPLQDAITFKDFCSRPALRAYGPALVLLIANQFSGLFTMVNYMSDIFARSGSTMDPNTCTIIIGAVQILGTYVTTLLCDICGRKLLMLVSTGGVAISLTAFGFFTKYAENHDVSEYSWIPLLFMSMDIFLGNIGLVGCFFVTLVEMFPVKIRAKAASMAIVVCSSFVFVMLNIFPICMKQWGISATMWSCAGVTALSFVYFTYFMKETKGKSMLDD is encoded by the exons ATGTTGATGCAGTTGTTTAAAAGGCCCAATTGCCTGCTTAATCGCAGGAATCGATACCAGCTGCTGACTACACTGTTGA TTAATGTCATATCCATATCCCATGGCATTGGCATTGGATGGCTATCTCCTACGCTGAGGAAACTGCAATCCGACAACTCAGTGGGTTTTGAGGTCAGGTCCGAGTTCGAGATCTCATGGGTGGGCTCCATGTTGGGAATGGGTTCGGTGACGGGCAATATTCTGATAGGGTCCCTGCTCGAGCGCCTGGGAAGCAAAAGGTGTCTGCTATTCATTGCCATTCCTCACTCG TGCCTGTGGATCCTGGTCTACTTTGCCCAGAGTGTGGAGTACCTGTATGTGGGAAGACTTCTGGCTGGCATCTGTGGCGGTGGCATGTACATTGTTCATCCCATTTTCCTCAGTGAAATAGCAGATGCCAA CATCCGAGGAACATTCTCCGCCATGGTGATGTTATCGGTCAATGTGGGCGTACTAGTGGGCTATATAATGGGCACCCACATGTCGTACTACTCTATACCCTGGATAGTTCTGATATTGCCCCTGTGCTACCTCATTTCTGTATTGCTGTTCATAAAGGAGTCACCCATGCATCTGATAAAAATTGGCAAGTACTCAGCGGCTGAAAGATCATTCAGGTACTATAAGAACATCAAGGACTCTGATAATATTCACGATCAGAATAAAGCTATGGAGGAGTTTGAGATCATGAAAATTGCCCTTACGAAAGGAGATCCTTTGCAGGATGCCATCACTTTTAAGGACTTTT GCTCTAGACCCGCTCTCAGGGCCTATGGTCCCGCCCTGGTTCTACTGATTGCCAATCAGTTCAGTGGACTTTTCACCATGGTCAACTATATGTCGGATATATTCGCCAGGTCGGGTAGCACAATGGATCCCAATACCTGCACCATTATCATAGGAGCTGTCCAAATTCTGGGCACTTATGTGACCACTTTGCTTTGTGACATTTGTGGGCGCAAACTTCTTATGCTGGTCTCCACGGGGGGCGTGGCTATTAGTCTAACAGCCTTTGGATTCTTCACCAAATATGCCGAAAACCATGATGTCAGCGAATATAGTTGGATACCCCTGCTCTTCATGTCAATGGACATTTTCCTGGGCAACATTGGATTAGTGGGCTGCTTCTTTGTCACCCTCGTGGAAATGTTTCCTGTGAAG ATTCGTGCCAAGGCGGCCTCAATGGCAATTGTGGTCTGCAGCAGCTTTGTCTTCGTCATGCTCAACATTTTCCCCATTTGCATGAAACAGTGGGGTATTTCTGCCACTATGTGGTCGTGTGCAGGTGTCACAGCATTGAGTTTCGTTTACTTTACATATTTCATGAAGGAAACCAAGGGAAAATCTATGTTGGATGACTGA